Proteins encoded within one genomic window of Terriglobia bacterium:
- a CDS encoding HU family DNA-binding protein codes for MTKTELIQALSDAATMEKKQAKAFLESLTGLIEKNIKKGGEVPLKGLGKFRVVKRKARMGRNPATGEAIKIPAKTVVKFTVAKSLKDLIKKK; via the coding sequence ATGACCAAGACCGAACTGATCCAGGCCCTTTCAGACGCCGCAACGATGGAGAAGAAGCAAGCCAAGGCGTTCCTGGAATCCCTCACCGGCCTCATCGAGAAGAACATCAAGAAGGGGGGAGAGGTCCCGCTGAAGGGCCTCGGGAAGTTCCGGGTGGTGAAGCGCAAGGCCCGGATGGGACGCAATCCCGCGACGGGCGAGGCGATCAAGATCCCGGCCAAGACTGTGGTGAAATTCACCGTGGCCAAGTCCCTCAAGGACCTCATCAAGAAGAAGTAG
- a CDS encoding M23 family metallopeptidase encodes MVYIRDDRADVSASLELRNPGNRTLRVDGLSAVYFAAGLPLRTDRFDPSFFGPTGVGREHKIRGGASAEWTGICLDRVPPEADRVRLAFDLSVRVGLTRHRSEQPFDLELRPAPPPVVLRVPFDGYWLVTQGHSCRTNHRSGGFGSDYAWDFVHFSPTGRIVKEGYETSRRNEDSYSFGLSVLAPADGTLIRVVGDVQDNEGLKDYPRRALLEELERPDWIFGNFVVIELSVGVYVLMAHLERGSVSLKPGDRVHAGDPIARCGNSGNTVWPHLHVQVMDRSDPTDSSVHGLPAAFANYREITYTGDSTHKDILARDISGGDPPEGSIVVAVTPDETRP; translated from the coding sequence GTGGTGTACATCCGCGATGACCGCGCCGACGTGTCGGCGAGCCTGGAGCTCAGGAATCCGGGGAACCGGACTCTCCGCGTCGACGGACTCTCCGCCGTCTACTTCGCGGCAGGCCTCCCGCTACGCACCGATCGTTTCGATCCGTCGTTCTTCGGGCCGACCGGGGTCGGGCGGGAGCACAAGATACGCGGCGGCGCCTCGGCGGAATGGACCGGGATCTGTCTCGATCGCGTTCCGCCCGAAGCCGACCGCGTCCGGCTCGCGTTCGATCTGTCGGTTCGCGTCGGGCTGACGCGGCACCGATCGGAGCAGCCCTTCGACCTCGAACTCCGCCCCGCCCCGCCGCCCGTCGTCCTCCGGGTCCCGTTCGACGGCTACTGGCTCGTGACCCAGGGACATTCCTGCCGGACCAACCACCGCTCGGGAGGCTTCGGAAGCGACTATGCATGGGACTTCGTTCACTTCAGCCCCACCGGGCGGATCGTGAAGGAAGGCTACGAGACATCCCGGCGCAACGAGGACAGCTACAGCTTCGGACTCTCGGTCCTCGCTCCCGCGGACGGGACGTTGATCCGCGTCGTCGGAGACGTCCAGGACAACGAAGGGCTGAAGGACTATCCCCGGCGCGCGCTGCTCGAAGAGCTGGAGAGACCCGACTGGATCTTCGGCAATTTCGTCGTGATCGAGCTGAGTGTCGGCGTTTACGTTCTCATGGCGCACCTGGAGCGAGGGTCCGTCTCGCTGAAGCCGGGAGATCGCGTGCACGCCGGCGATCCGATCGCGCGGTGCGGCAACAGCGGGAACACCGTCTGGCCGCACCTCCACGTGCAGGTCATGGACCGCTCCGATCCCACCGACAGCAGCGTCCACGGGCTCCCGGCGGCCTTCGCGAATTACCGGGAGATCACCTACACGGGCGACTCGACCCACAAGGACATCCTGGCGCGGGACATCTCGGGAGGAGATCCGCCGGAAGGGAGCATCGTCGTCGCAGTGACTCCCGACGAGACGAGACCGTGA
- the mtaB gene encoding tRNA (N(6)-L-threonylcarbamoyladenosine(37)-C(2))-methylthiotransferase MtaB, which translates to MSRPGYHTLTLGCKLNRFDSAAVEAELERRGYAPEPDLSAAAVVVVNTCAVTGKADAEARRLVRRVRRANPACRLLVTGCYAELDAGAILGLRIADRVFGNRDKPRLKEILDEMGVGREAAPVAEAVPRYDHAPGRRFGNRGRAFLKIQEGCDLACAYCVIPRVRGRSRSVPKESVERDFLARAAAGYREIVLTGVNTGAFGHDLAPRLALEELVRSLLRVAGPVRIRLNSLEPLTVTDGLLRIMSDDPRLAPHVQVPLQSGSDEILRSMRRNYRTSQYLERVSALREAVPDAAIGADVIVGFPGETDARFEETLRFVERSPLNYLHVFAWSPRPGVPAASLPGRPHGGAVAERSRRLREVGERKFLEFRRRFEGRELDAVLLGGRRDDGRWRALTGNFIEAAVAGEGLEPRHLVRVRVVRAERSETLAVAEGLPNWAG; encoded by the coding sequence GTGAGTCGCCCCGGCTACCACACGCTGACCCTCGGGTGCAAGCTGAACCGATTCGACAGCGCTGCCGTCGAAGCGGAGTTGGAGCGCCGCGGATATGCGCCCGAGCCGGACCTGAGCGCGGCGGCCGTCGTGGTGGTGAACACGTGCGCGGTCACCGGAAAGGCCGACGCCGAGGCGCGGCGGCTGGTTCGCAGGGTCCGTCGGGCTAATCCAGCCTGCCGCCTTCTGGTGACGGGGTGCTATGCGGAACTCGACGCCGGCGCAATCCTCGGGCTCCGCATCGCGGACCGCGTCTTCGGCAATCGCGACAAGCCTCGCCTTAAGGAGATCCTCGACGAGATGGGGGTCGGCCGTGAGGCCGCCCCGGTCGCCGAGGCGGTCCCGCGATACGATCACGCTCCCGGGCGCCGTTTCGGGAACCGCGGCCGCGCGTTCCTCAAGATCCAGGAAGGGTGCGATCTCGCTTGCGCGTACTGCGTGATCCCCAGGGTGAGGGGCCGGAGCCGGTCGGTTCCTAAGGAGAGCGTGGAGCGGGACTTCCTGGCCAGGGCGGCGGCAGGGTACCGGGAGATCGTCCTGACCGGGGTGAACACCGGCGCGTTCGGCCACGACCTTGCGCCACGGCTCGCGCTCGAGGAACTCGTTCGCTCGCTCCTGCGGGTCGCGGGGCCGGTCCGGATCCGGCTGAACTCGCTCGAGCCGCTCACGGTCACCGACGGTCTCCTCCGGATCATGTCGGACGATCCGCGGCTCGCCCCCCATGTCCAGGTCCCCTTGCAATCCGGCTCCGATGAGATTCTACGGTCGATGCGCCGCAACTACCGGACCTCGCAATACCTCGAGAGAGTCAGTGCGCTCCGCGAAGCGGTGCCCGACGCGGCGATCGGCGCGGACGTCATCGTCGGGTTCCCCGGGGAGACCGACGCGCGATTCGAGGAGACGCTCCGGTTCGTCGAGCGGTCCCCGCTGAATTACCTCCACGTGTTCGCCTGGTCTCCCCGCCCCGGCGTGCCCGCGGCCTCGCTTCCCGGCCGTCCGCACGGCGGCGCGGTGGCCGAGCGCTCCCGCCGGCTCAGGGAAGTCGGCGAACGGAAGTTCCTGGAGTTCCGGAGACGATTCGAGGGACGCGAGCTGGACGCGGTGCTCCTCGGCGGGCGTCGCGACGACGGCAGATGGCGGGCGCTCACCGGGAACTTCATCGAGGCGGCGGTGGCCGGCGAGGGGCTCGAACCGCGACACCTCGTTCGTGTACGGGTGGTGCGGGCGGAACGTTCGGAGACCCTCGCGGTGGCCGAGGGGCTGCCGAATTGGGCGGGCTAG
- a CDS encoding DUF1684 domain-containing protein, producing MREGTGAAMLLVLSGLAACGPGPGGLMVVAPLPSGWVESIASDRATKDQEFRTDPETPLLPQDVPTFRGLDYWPPDPSYRLAGPIHRDEAPRRFTILSTTGKPRPCETYGSIAFDLRGKRCRLRIYRLLDTAPQPGVAGLFLPFTDATTGRETYPAGRYVDLTGPDGGPYVVDFNRAYNPSCAYGAPERFACPVTPAENRLSVRIEAGERGYRKHGGGGS from the coding sequence ATGCGGGAAGGGACGGGCGCCGCGATGCTGCTCGTGCTTTCCGGCCTCGCGGCCTGCGGACCGGGCCCCGGTGGTCTGATGGTCGTCGCACCACTCCCGTCCGGATGGGTCGAAAGCATCGCGTCGGATCGCGCGACGAAGGACCAGGAATTTCGGACGGACCCGGAGACGCCGCTGCTGCCGCAAGACGTACCGACCTTCAGGGGGCTCGACTACTGGCCTCCGGACCCTTCGTACCGGCTCGCCGGGCCGATTCACCGGGACGAGGCGCCTCGTCGTTTCACGATCCTCTCCACCACCGGGAAGCCGCGGCCCTGCGAGACGTACGGCTCCATCGCCTTCGACCTTCGCGGGAAGCGCTGCCGCCTGCGGATCTACCGGTTACTCGACACGGCCCCCCAGCCCGGCGTCGCCGGGCTGTTCCTCCCGTTCACCGACGCGACCACCGGGCGCGAGACCTATCCCGCCGGTCGTTACGTGGACCTCACAGGTCCCGACGGGGGACCCTACGTCGTGGACTTCAATCGCGCGTACAATCCGTCGTGCGCCTACGGCGCTCCCGAGCGGTTCGCGTGTCCCGTCACTCCCGCGGAGAACCGACTCTCCGTCCGGATCGAGGCGGGAGAGCGCGGGTACAGGAAGCACGGGGGTGGCGGATCATGA